In a genomic window of Acropora muricata isolate sample 2 chromosome 2, ASM3666990v1, whole genome shotgun sequence:
- the LOC136909364 gene encoding uncharacterized protein — protein MSVKSLPVSDKSRRKHMRGASSDGDVVIPLQLRRSSRFKMANTRGDLEGERAERARAMFKSRAGYIGALTKLQRNIGELMENCGTLEDVRSERKSYDEVWRKFVSTHEQYIECLELLCYEEELEKARVNYEEQMSRKLTFDNVIESWLEKSKMESKEVCERSLSLTRKSRRSHESKSSYSSSISSSVVKRKEKLALAQLKTKQLLKEQEFKRKMTELQYEREFMEAQMEEERAAVSLDVYKQAEEENECVDVDNKDIVSMELESSVTQGTELHYLHEEPYWRDEKENVVVQPIPFECTPVQARVPLQQSPTSGKVFRGQKVGPHSAKEAEKLKTPPVSSNWPQQVQLPLNQQTKSSEQVPIQFQSTHPIKHRILDPVKGTYSDGFLGQSSAQPPSSQPIEILPQGTITPRQGSGEEIAQALRQVISAPKVEYMRFDGNPMKYVSFMHNFETCLEKDNPDNSRRLQLLIQHCYGKAREAIESCVNLPVEEGYYVAKNTLRENFGKPHIIAKAHIKKLENLPLLKQADGQSLLEFARHLEVAERTLTGMGPEYVSDLNHTNTLRELNRKLPLFMRVKWTECAGRIIESGQRPRFADFLQFLKQRAILVNNEFGEDLNSSPSRDKEKIKGRDGRNRPPHKFTTMATGARNDRSSQHRGSQGTNGAKQGCSVCPKQHGVWRCDKFKGLPYQERMKIVQENSLCIKCLNGGHYARICPKTNFKCQIEGCNREHNTLLHPPPSESDGGGTSQSQLNREGQRLNTIEGSSSETSNQDGIHVTAATGAGERVCLSVVPLKVQVKGSDLPPVETYALLDSGSEVTLCHEHLQQKLGVSGPRLNFTLSGMTGSTRVESQLLDIVATSMDETVSVELSNVRTVKHMPISRDCIAKKGELTRWSHLCDIELQELEVGEVMLVIGLKEKPNLFLPLEYKAGGEDEPVAVRYSLGWTVIGPVGGRKEDPNCSANFTRTIESSIIYDNVPVLRDEHVCPSPIEGRRLNKQPDNVDSGQFLNEQFTDELAGEKDANWLLFSEVECEIRDEELRQQLERLWKTDFENMEVETKVCASVEDQRALEIMEGSLREVNGHFQVALPWRHDPPYLPNNKVMAERRALLLKRRLMKDEDLLEKYRTTMNDYIEKGHAEMVPEEELNLRNRPVWFLPHHPVTHPLKPDKVRVVYDCAAKFGQTSLNQQLLQGPDQTNQLVGVLSRFRQNSVGMVADIEAMFHQVLVDPKDCDSLRFLWWPNGDLTKEMREYRMVKHLFGATSSPSVANFCLRKTAQLHREEFDKEVIETVNRDMYVDDMMKSTSTTEKAISLASQLRTLLKKGGFRLTKWYSNDREVMATIPESERAKSVVNLELEQLPTESALGLKWNIEEDKFVWEVMEKMLQRVSQKPVTRRGIVSAVYSLFDPLGFIAPYAMKAKLLLQTLSRKRLGWDDTLEETDKEQWKRWLDDLPKLHQIQVDRCFKPKGFGEVKEVQLHLFSDASRQGYAAVAYLRLKDVTNQVHCVFVMGKARLAPIREISIPRLELTAAVISVRLSKIIREELDITVDRVCYWSDSTSVLKCINNESKRFHTFESNRLTVIRNGSKPSEWRYVNRDDNPADDGSKGLKVDTMLKDDRWLKGPKFLWEDESHWPRLIKIPVLGDDDVEVRKEAQIYVSAVQSNVLDDLISYYSCWWKLKCSIAWLLRYKQYLQMKVLSKRKASIASDSLLKSSEMQSTNFGHLTVAELQLAEREIFKRVQQVAFPEVIDVLSATKCFEDKKYPKKVLKKVGASIRQLTPQLKAGLLRVGGRLVNAPIGDERKHPIILPYKHHVTDLIIKQCHENLGHMGQESVLSSLREAVWIVKGRSAVRRVLGRCMTCQRQRSACPGNQFMADLPEARLAPEKPPFSYVGVDYFGPLEVKQGRSRVKRYGCLFTCLTTRAVHIEIAHSLDTDSMINALRRFISVRGYPEQIRSDQGSNFIKADKELKEAIEEWNQHKINNFCRQKQIEWIFNPPSASHMGGAWERMIRSVRQILKAILKEQLVSDEVLSTVMSEAVNILNSRPLTRNSDSALDEQPLTPNHLLHLRPCPDLPPGIFDKDDLSCRRAWRQAQYLANLFWLRWTREYLPNLLERKKWNTLRRNLKVGDLVLLADKSFPRGKWPLGRVVEVMPSRDGLVRTVRVKTSCTVATRAKRQRKGEPLSEESTTELTRPVTKLCLLEMD, from the coding sequence ATGTCTGTGAAATCACTACCTGTTTCTGATAAATCTCGTCGAAAACATATGCGAGGAGCTTCGTCAGACGGTGATGTTGTAATTCCCCTGCAATTGAGAAGAAGTTCACGCTTTAAAATGGCAAATACCAGGGGTGATTTGGAAGGTGAAAGAGCCGAAAGGGCGAGAGCCATGTTTAAATCCCGAGCCGGGTACATTGGCGCTCTAACAAAGCTACAAAGAAACATCGGAGAGCTCATGGAAAATTGTGGAACTTTGGAGGACGTGAGGTCCGAGCGGAAATCGTACGACGAAGTTTGGCGCAAATTCGTAAGTACACATGAACAGTACATTGAATGTCTTGAATTACTTTGTTATGAGGAAGAACTTGAGAAGGCTCGCGTTAATTATGAAGAGCAAATGTCAAGGAAATTAACCTTTGACAATGTTATTGAGTCCTGGCTTGAGAAGTCGAAGATGGAATCGAAGGAAGTGTGTGAAAGGTCGTTATCACTGACCAGGAAATCTAGAAGAAGTCATGAAAGTAAATCGTCATATTCTAGTTCAATTTCATCGTCGGTTGTGAAGAGAAAGGAGAAATTGGCTCTTGcacagttgaaaacaaaacagttactAAAAGAGCAAGAATTTAAACGAAAAATGACAGAATTACAGTATGAAAGGGAGTTCATGGAGGCCCAAATGGAAGAAGAGAGGGCAGCAGTTAGTCTTGATGTGTACAAACAGGCTGAAGAAGAAAACGAGTGTGTTGATGTAGACAATAAAGACATTGTGTCCATGGAACTTGAGTCATCTGTCACACAAGGAACTGAACTACATTATTTACATGAGGAGCCTTACTGGAGGGATGAAAAGGAAAATGTTGTGGTGCAGCCTATTCCCTTTGAATGCACACCAGTGCAAGCACGTGTACCTTTGCAGCAATCACCTACATCAGGAAAAGTCTTTCGTGGACAGAAGGTTGGGCCACACAGTGCAAAGGAAGCTGAGAAATTAAAGACCCCACCAGTATCAAGTAATTGGCCTCAACAAGTTCAGCTACCCTTAAACCAGCAGACTAAGAGTAGTGAGCAAGTACCAATCCAGTTTCAGTCGACACACCCAATTAAACATCGTATACTAGATCCTGTTAAGGGAACATATTCGGATGGATTTCTCGGTCAAAGTTCTGCACAGCCGCCGTCGTCCCAACCAATTGAAATTTTACCTCAAGGTACCATTACACCTAGGCAAGGAAGTGGAGAAGAAATTGCACAAGCATTACGTCAAGTTATCTCTGCACCTAAAGTTGAGTACATGCGTTTCGATGGGAACCCGATGAAGTACGTTTCGTTTATGCATAACTTTGAAACTTGCTTAGAGAAAGATAATCCTGACAATTCTAGGAGGCTACAGCTCCTGATTCAGCATTGTTATGGCAAGGCGCGAGAGGCAATTGAAAGCTGTGTGAACTTACCTGTGGAAGAAGGTTATTATGTTGCAAAGAACACCTTGCGTGAGAACTTTGGCAAACCTCACATCATAGCGAAAGCACATATCAAGAAACTCGAGAACTTACCTCTTCTAAAGCAAGCAGACGGACAAAGCCTTCTAGAGTTTGCAAGGCACTTGGAAGTTGCTGAAAGAACCCTTACGGGCATGGGTCCTGAGTATGTGAGTGATTTAAATCATACAAACACTCTTCGAGAACTAAACAGGAAGCTTCCGTTGTTTATGAGGGTTAAGTGGACTGAGTGTGCGGGTAGGATTATTGAGTCGGGTCAGAGGCCCAGATTTGCGGACTTTCTTCAGTTCTTGAAGCAGAGAGCAATACTTGTGAACAATGAATTTGGAGAAGACCTTAATTCTAGTCCATCAAGGGACAAGGAGAAAATCAAAGGCAGAGATGGTCGGAATCGACCCCCTCACAAGTTTACAACAATGGCCACAGGTGCACGAAATGATCGAAGCTCTCAACACAGAGGCTCGCAAGGAACAAATGGTGCTAAGCAAGGTTGTTCTGTCTGTCCCAAACAGCATGGTGTTTGGAGGTGTGATAAATTTAAAGGTTTGCCCTATCAGGAGAGGATGAAGATTGTTCAGGAAAACAGCCTCTGTATTAAGTGTCTAAATGGTGGCCACTATGCGAGAATATGCCCTAAGACAAATTTCAAATGCCAGATAGAAGGGTGCAATAGGGAACACAACACATTGTTACACCCTCCACCCTCTGAGTCTGATGGTGGTGGTACCAGCCAGAGCCAGCTTAATCGAGAAGGCCAAAGATTGAACACAATCGAAGGTTCAAGTTCTGAGACGAGTAATCAAGATGGAATTCATGTAACTGCTGCAACTGGGGCTGGCGAGCGAGTGTGCTTAAGTGTTGTTCCTCTCAAGGTTCAAGTAAAAGGAAGTGATCTACCACCAGTAGAAACATATGCTTTGTTAGACAGCGGATCAGAAGTAACTCTTTGTCATGAACATTTGCAGCAGAAACTTGGTGTGAGTGGTCCAAGGCTCAACTTTACATTATCAGGGATGACAGGATCCACAAGGGTGGAAAGTCAACTGCTAGACATTGTTGCGACGTCAATGGATGAAACTGTGTCAGTGGAGTTGTCAAATGTTAGAACAGTGAAACACATGCCAATCTCACGTGACTGTATTGCCAAGAAAGGAGAGCTAACCAGATGGTCTCACTTGTGCGATATTGAATTACAAGAATTAGAAGTTGGAGAAGTTATGTTAGTGATTGGTCTCAAGGAGAAGCCAAATTTGTTCCTACCGCTGGAGTACAAGGCAGGAGGTGAAGATGAACCAGTAGCAGTCAGATATAGTTTGGGATGGACTGTTATTGGTCCTGTTGGTGGTCGGAAAGAAGACCCGAATTGTTCAGCAAATTTCACTCGCACAATAGAGAGTTCTATTATTTATGACAACGTTCCTGTCCTGCGAGATGAACATGTGTGTCCTAGCCCGATTGAAGGTAGAAGATTAAACAAGCAACCAGATAATGTCGACAGTGGTCAATTCCTTAACGAACAATTCACCGATGAGTTAGCTGGGGAGAAGGATGCCAATTGGTTGTTGTTCAGCGAAGTTGAATGCGAAATTCGTGACGAAGAGTTGCGCCAGCAGTTAGAGAGACTATGGAAAACAGACTTTGAAAACATGGAGGTAGAAACAAAGGTTTGTGCATCGGTCGAAGACCAAAGAGCCCTAGAGATTATGGAAGGGTCCCTTCGAGAAGTCAATGGACACTTTCAAGTTGCCTTGCCTTGGAGACATGACCCACCGTATTTGCCCAACAATAAGGTGATGGCAGAAAGAAGAGCCCTGCTTCTAAAGAGGCGTCTTATGAAGGATGAGGATTTGTTGGAGAAGTATCGGACAACAATGAACGACTATATCGAAAAGGGGCACGCAGAAATGGTTCCTGAAGAAGAGTTGAATTTAAGGAACAGACCAGTGTGGTTCCTTCCTCACCATCCAGTGACGCACCCTTTGAAGCCCGACAAAGTCAGGGTGGTGTATGATTGTGCAGCAAAATTTGGACAGACATCTCTAAATCAGCAGTTGCTACAGGGTCCGGATCAGACAAATCAATTAGTGGGTGTCTTAAGTCGTTTCAGACAGAACAGTGTTGGAATGGTTGCAGATATTGAAGCAATGTTTCATCAGGTCCTGGTGGACCCAAAGGACTGTGACAGTTTAAGATTTTTGTGGTGGCCAAATGGGGACCTGACAAAGGAAATGAGGGAGTATCGAATGGTAAAACATTTGTTTGGTGCTACATCTTCGCCAAGTGTTGCTAATTTCTGTCTAAGGAAGACAGCGCAGTTGCATCGGGAAGAGTTTGACAAAGAAGTAATAGAGACAGTGAACCGAGACATGTATGTAGACGACATGATGAAGTCGACAAGCACCACAGAGAAGGCGATTAGTTTAGCAAGTCAGCTGCGGACACTGCTGAAGAAGGGTGGATTCCGCTTGACGAAGTGGTACAGTAATGACCGAGAAGTGATGGCGACAATACCAGAGTCCGAAAGAGCCAAATCGGTGGTGAATTTAGAGCTTGAGCAACTCCCGACAGAGAGTGCTCTTGGACTTAAATGGAACATAGAAGAAGACAAGTTTGTATGGGAAGTTATGGAGAAGATGTTGCAGCGAGTGAGTCAGAAACCAGTGACACGTAGAGGAATTGTGTCAGCTGTTTACTCCCTCTTTGATCCACTGGGATTCATTGCACCATACGCCATGAAAGCCAAGTTGTTGTTGCAAACGCTCAGTAGGAAGAGGCTGGGTTGGGATGATACGTTGGAAGAAACCGACAAAGAACAATGGAAGCGCTGGCTAGACGATCTCCCAAAATTGCATCAAATACAGGTAGACCGCTGTTTCAAACCCAAGGGATTTGGTGAAGTTAAAGAAGTACAGTTGCACCTCTTCTCGGACGCTTCTCGTCAAGGATATGCAGCTGTTGCATACCTTCGTTTGAAAGATGTGACCAACCAAGTACACTGTGTATTTGTGATGGGAAAGGCAAGATTGGCTCCCATACGGGAAATTTCGATTCCAAGATTGGAACTGACAGCCGCTGTTATCTCTGTAAGGCTCTCTAAGATAATTCGAGAAGAATTGGACATTACAGTAGACCGTGTTTGCTATTGGAGTGACTCAACTTCCGTGCTAAAGTGCATCAACAATGAATCAAAGAGATTCCACACGTTTGAGTCTAATCGCCTGACAGTGATACGCAATGGTTCCAAACCCTCAGAGTGGAGATATGTGAACCGGGACGATAACCCTGCTGATGATGGTTCGAAAGGTCTTAAAGTAGACACCATGTTGAAGGATGACCGTTGGTTGAAAGGACCCAAGTTCCTGTGGGAAGACGAGAGTCACTGGCCCAGATTGATCAAAATTCCTGTCTTAGGAGATGATGATGTAGAAGTTAGGAAAGAGGCTCAGATTTATGTCTCTGCTGTTCAAAGTAATGTTTTGGATGACCTGATTTCGTACTACTCCTGTTGGTGGAAATTGAAATGTTCCATTGCGTGGTTGTTACGCTACAAACAGTATCTGCAAATGAAGGTTCTGTCAAAAAGGAAGGCGTCGATTGCAAGTGACTCTTTACTCAAGTCCAGTGAAATGCAATCGACGAACTTTGGCCATTTGACAGTTGCAGAGCTCCAATTAGCCGAAAGAGAGATATTTAAACGAGTTCAGCAAGTGGCCTTTCCAGAAGTCATTGATGTACTTTCGGCAACAAAGTGTTTTGAGGATAAGAAGTACCCAAAGAAGGTTTTAAAGAAGGTCGGTGCATCAATACGTCAGCTGACTCCTCAGCTTAAGGCAGGTCTATTAAGGGTCGGAGGTCGACTAGTAAATGCACCCATTGGTGACGAAAGGAAGCATCCTATTATCCTGCCATACAAGCATCATGTGACTGACCTCATTATTAAGCAGTGTCATGAAAACTTGGGTCATATGGGGCAAGAATCTGTCTTGTCATCCTTGAGAGAGGCGGTTTGGATTGTGAAGGGGAGATCGGCGGTGCGGCGTGTTTTAGGAAGATGCATGACCTGTCAACGGCAGAGAAGTGCGTGCCCTGGGAACCAGTTCATGGCAGATCTACCAGAAGCGAGGCTTGCACCTGAGAAGCCACCTTTCTCTTATGTGGGTGTTGATTATTTTGGACCACTTGAAGTTAAGCAAGGAAGATCCCGTGTTAAGAGATATGGCTGTCTCTTCACCTGTTTAACAACACGTGCGGTGCATATCGAGATAGCCCACTCCTTAGACACCGATTCAATGATTAATGCCCTTAGAAGATTCATCAGCGTTCGTGGCTATCCAGAGCAAATAAGGAGCGACCAAGGAAGTAACTTCATAAAGGCAGACAAGGAGCTGAAAGAAGCTATCGAAGAGTGGAATCAACACAAGATCAACAATTTCTGCAGACAGAAACAGATTGAATGGATTTTTAATCCACCCTCAGCGAGCCACATGGGAGGGGCATGGGAGCGGATGATACGTTCCGTGAGACAGATTTTGAAGGCCATTCTAAAGGAGCAGTTAGTATCTGATGAAGTACTTTCAACTGTGATGTCCGAAGCGGTGAACATTTTAAATTCCAGACCTCTCACTCGGAACAGTGACAGCGCCCTTGATGAACAGCCACTGACCCCTAATCATTTGCTACATTTACGTCCTTGTCCGGACTTACCACCGGGAATATTTGATAAAGATGACCTCAGCTGTAGACGTGCTTGGAGGCAAGCGCAGTATTTAGCCAATTTGTTCTGGCTCAGATGGACAAGAGAATACCTCCCAAACTTGTTAGAAAGGAAGAAGTGGAACACGCTAAGAAGAAACTTGAAGGTCGGTGATTTAGTCCTGTTGGCAGACAAGTCCTTCCCTAGAGGCAAATGGCCGCTTGGACGGGTCGTGGAGGTCATGCCTAGTCGAGACGGATTAGTGCGCACAGTAAGAGTGAAGACGAGCTGTACGGTTGCGACACGCGCTAAACGACAGCGCAAGGGAGAGCCTCTGAGCGAAGAGAGTACGACCGAGCTGACACGCCCAGTGACCAAGTTATGTTTGCTTGAAATGGACTGA
- the LOC136908877 gene encoding coiled-coil domain-containing protein 97-like → MASNSPVAKESMFAETEGKNGVENMISRVASSNATVKSQQRGEPDLTISEKVYILRNIFDISPGSFLMRFGNYLVEDDLKNFDHLKEDYEIAFQLKELSETFDTKKKKIGVRNRRFQCLQRLMKDSDYFSEEKMRKRSPLLYEQYIGQYLSEEEKFERDKAEIGHELSLSELLMGRQEKQMDEWLLEYERDQEDGMEEESDSDSDGLKGEVESGSPLKGCPTEQEKMMLHEEFLSVMQDRFMRGEEQEFDYSTVDANTEFDDLKIWERDEEERYFDSED, encoded by the exons ATGGCGTCTAACTCGCCTGTAGCTAAAGAATCCATGTTTGCAGAAACTGAAGGGAAAAATGGAGTGGAAAATATGATTTCACGGGTTGCAAGTAGTAATGCTACCGTTAAGAGCCAACAGAGAGGGGAACCTGATTTAACAATTTCAGAAAAAGTTTATATTTTGCGAAACATCTTTGACATCAGCCCCGGTTCATTTCTGATGCGATTTGGAAATTACCTCGTCGAAGACGATCTGAAGAATTTTGACCATCTCAAAGAAGATTATGAGATAGCTTTTCAGCTAAAGGAACTTTCAGAAACTTTTgatacgaaaaagaaaaagatcggAGTCCGTAATAGACGCTTTCAATGCCTACAAAGATTGATGAAGGATTCTGATTATTTCAGCGAGGAGAAAATGCGTAAACGGTCCCCTCTACTTTATGAACAATACATTGGACAGTACTTGAGCGAGGAAGAGAAATTTGAACGAGACAAGGCCGAAATAGGCCATGAACTGAGTCTGTCAGAACTTTTAATGGGTAGACAGGAGAAACAAATGGACGAGTGGTTACTTGAATACGAGAGAGATCAAGAGGATGGTATGGAAGAGGAAAGTGATTCAGACAGTGATGGCTTAAAAGGGGAAG TTGAATCAGGAAGCCCTTTGAAGGGTTGTCCAACAGAGCAAGAAAAAATGATGCTGCATGAAGAATTCCTTAGTGTGATGCAGGACAGATTTATGCGTGGTGAAGAACAGGAGTTTGATTATAGCACTGTTGATGCAAACACTGAGTTTGATGATCTGAAAATATGGGAGAGAGACGAAGAAGAACGATATTTTGACAGTGAAGACTAA